The DNA window TAAGTGAATCTGCGTCTTCATCAGGTTACGGGGTATCGTACATTGATTTTGACTCAGGACGTCGCGCAGAATGGTCGATTCGTCAGGCCAGCGGCCCGCAAACCATCTACTACAAAGCACAATTCTTAGTCGACCCCCAAGCCCAGGTCAAGCCAATCCCACCAAGTGATGATATTGTGGCTCCAACGCTTTCAGGCCCACAACAGGCAGCCGTAAATGCGCTGATTGAACGAGCAATGAACCGCTCAGCAGACAATGTCACGTTTGCCCGCGAACTGATCAAAACACTAAACGACCCGGATAGCCAAAACTCGGCACTGTTACTAAACGACTTTGACCGTACTGACGCATTGCATAAAATTCTTCTTACCGCAGGTGTACAAAGCAAAATCGTGGGTGTAATCGAGCTGGAAGATGGCCGTCGTCGTCAAACCATTCAGCCTATGGTGCAGGTATGGTCGGGTAAGGACTGGGTTTTGTTCTCTCCGAATTCAGAACAAAAAGCTGTTAAACCGAATCTTCTGGTGTGGGACGAATCTAATGTCTCGTTACTCGACTTGGTTGGTGGCAGAAACAGCCAGGTGCACTTCTCGATGATCAAACAGCAAGTGACCCCTCAGGAAGCGACCAACAACAAAATCGAAGCTGACGGCCTTCTGAATTTCTCGATTCATAGCTTACCGTTAGAAGAACAAGCCATGTTTAAGACTATCATGCTTATTCCTATCGGCGCACTTATTGTCGTGTTCCTGCGCGTGATCATTGGCCTGAAAACATCCGGTACCTTCATGCCGGTTCTAATCGCTGTCGCTTTCGTACAGACTCAGTTATTCACCGGTATTTTCGGCTTCTTGCTTATTGTCGGTACCGGTTTGATTATCCGTAGCTATTTGTCG is part of the Vibrio sp. B1FLJ16 genome and encodes:
- a CDS encoding inactive transglutaminase family protein, whose protein sequence is MTSKIPFYLSIILLVIAGIALSVFRHQNYGVPWTPGETRQVWDVEARIEFNANGNEVRASLAAPHTQSGYTLISESASSSGYGVSYIDFDSGRRAEWSIRQASGPQTIYYKAQFLVDPQAQVKPIPPSDDIVAPTLSGPQQAAVNALIERAMNRSADNVTFARELIKTLNDPDSQNSALLLNDFDRTDALHKILLTAGVQSKIVGVIELEDGRRRQTIQPMVQVWSGKDWVLFSPNSEQKAVKPNLLVWDESNVSLLDLVGGRNSQVHFSMIKQQVTPQEATNNKIEADGLLNFSIHSLPLEEQAMFKTIMLIPIGALIVVFLRVIIGLKTSGTFMPVLIAVAFVQTQLFTGIFGFLLIVGTGLIIRSYLSRLNLLLVARISAVIITVILIISVFTVVAFKIGLTEGLTITFFPMIILSWTIERMSILWEEEGAKEVALQGGGSLLTAVLVYLAMTNSYIQHLTFNFIGLQLIVLAGILLLGTYTGYRLTELRRFKPLAED